In one Oncorhynchus masou masou isolate Uvic2021 chromosome 23, UVic_Omas_1.1, whole genome shotgun sequence genomic region, the following are encoded:
- the slc29a1a gene encoding equilibrative nucleoside transporter 1a isoform X1 yields MTAINAPQDKYNAVWIIFFILGLGTLLPWNFFMTATMYFTSRLKDPAIEGSVNLTANATVVEADTRNILESKFNNVMTLCAMVPLLIFTCLNSFIHQRIPQNYRIAGSLSVILLVFLLTAVLVKVDMSPLPFFCLTMIKIICINSFGAVLQGSLFGLAGMLPASYTAPIMSGQGLAGTFAAFSMICALASGSALQDSAFGYFITACVVVFLAILSYFALPRMDFFQYYLESNGSRPAGRDEENKMDLLEKANSKRGCCVTDSPAQNRPVVSPTEEETRSNISVFAIFKRIWVMALSVCFVFTITIGTFPAVTVDVRSTVADGGAWDKYFIPVSCFLLFNVMDWAGRSLTAVCMWPGKDSIILPVMVGLRVVFVPLFMLCNVQPRNYLPVPFAHDAWYILFMIFFSFSNGYLASLCMCFGPKKVAQHEAETAGAIMAFFLSLGLALGAALSFVFRIII; encoded by the exons ATGACGGCCATCAATGCTCCACAGGACAA GTATAATGCGGTGTGGATAATTTTCTTCATCCTTGGCTTGGGAACCCTCCTGCCATGGAACTTCTTCATGACTGCAACCATG TACTTCACCAGCCGACTGAAGGACCCGGCCATCGAAGGCTCAGTGAATCTGACGGCCAACGCCACGGTAGTGGAGGCAGACACGAGGAATATCCTGGAGTCCAAGTTCAACAATGTGATGACACTGTGTGCCATGGTGCCCCTGCTCATCTTCACCTGCCTTAACTCCTTCATCCACCAGAG GATCCCTCAGAATTACCGTATTGCCGGCTCCCTGTCTGTGATCCTGTTGGTGTTCCTGTTGACGGCGGTGCTGGTCAAAGTGGACATGAGCCCTCTCCCCTTCTTCTGTCTCACCATGATCAAAATTATCTGCATCAATT CGTTTGGGGCAGTGCTGCAGGGCAGTTTGTTTGGTCTGGCTGGGATGCTGCCGGCCTCCTACACTGCACCTATCATGAGTGGACAGGGCCTCGCCGGGACTTTCGCTGCCTTCTCTATGATCTGTGCCCTGGCCA gtggctCGGCCCTACAGGACAGTGCCTTTGGCTACTTCATCACAGCGTGCGTGGTCGTCTTCCTGGCCATCTTGTCCTACTTCGCTCTGCCCAGAATG GACTTTTTCCAGTACTACCTAGAAAGCAATGGATCCAGGCCAGCCGGCAGAGATGAAGAGAACAAGATGGACCTTTTGGAAAAAG CTAACAGCAAAAGGGgatgttgtgtgacagacagcccAGCACAGAATAGGCCGGTGGTCAGTCCGACAGAGGAGGAAACCAGGTCCAACATATCTGTGTTTGCCATCTTTAAACGG ATCTGGGTAATGGCCCTTTCTGTGTGCTTCGTGTTCACCATCACCATCGGAACATTCCCTGCAGTCACAGTTGACGTCAGGTCCACCGTGGCCGATGGGGGAGCCTGGG ATAAATACTTCATCCCTGTGTCGTGTTTCCTGCTCTTCAATGTGATGGACTGGGCAGGCAGAAGTCTGACGGCCGTGTGTATGTGG CCCGGTAAGGACAGCATCATCCTGCCAGTTATGGTGGGTCTCCGTGTGGTCTTCGTGCCTCTCTTCATGCTGTGTAACGTCCAGCCCAGGAACTACCTTCCCGTGCCGTTCGCCCACGACGCCTGGTACATCCTCTTCATGATCTTCTTCTCCTTCAGCAACGGATACCTGGCCAGCCTCTGCATGTGCTTCGGACCAAA GAAAGTGGCACAACACGAAGCGGAGACAGCCGGCGCCATCATGGCGTTCTTCCTGTCTCTGGGTTTGGCTCTGGGAGCAGCCCTGTCCTTCGTCTTCAGAATCATTATCTAG
- the LOC135511133 gene encoding atlastin-2-like isoform X1 translates to MAEVSGLRKRNHFEQNRKRHVFDEGAGGVEDVPLSLPDRKPPPRMAPRAEADSETDEEWEQTPELTAAYQSPAKEQPVEEKARPIQIVLAHEDDHKFELDTAALEKLLLQEDVRDLNVVVVSVAGAFRKGKSFLLDFMLRYMLNQQQEQSDSWVGADDEPLTGFSWRGGCERETTGIQVWSQVFVVNKPDGSKVAVLLVDTQGAFDSQSTIKDCATVFALSTMTSSVQVYNLSQNIQEDDLQHLQLFTEYGRLALEEIYLKPFQSLMFLIRDWSYPYEHNYGLEGGKRFLEKRLQVKQNQHEELQTVRKHIHSCFSNIGCFLLPHPGLKVATNPMFDGRLKDIDGDFKEALGNLVPLLLAPENLVEKEIGGAKVTCRDLVEYFKAYIKIYQGEELPHPKSMLQATAEANNLTAVAGGKDTYSKSMEMVCGGDKPYIAPADLERCHEEFKECSVRQFRSVKKMGGEDFCKKYQEQLEGELDEAYSNFHKHNEGKNIFYAARTPATLFVVMFTTYIVSGLTGFIGMNTIAMLANLVMGVALITLCMWAYVKYSGEFRDVGTIIDLLAETLWEQMTARKVLSKLFELARSRITWHSFLPSAAMQRKRLPSNNNDKKTH, encoded by the exons ATGGCCGAGGTTAGCGGGCTGAGGAAACGGAATCATTTCGAACAAAACCGCAAAAGACACGTCTTTGACGAAG GTGCGGGTGGTGTGGAAGATGTTCCTCTGTCCCTGCCAGATCGGAAGCCTCCTCCCAGGATGGCGCCTCGGGCAGAGGCGGATAGCGAGACAGACGAGGAGTGGGAACAGACCCCAGAGCTGACTGCTGCCTATCAGAGTCCTGCCAAGGAGCAACCTGTAGAAGAGAAGGCACGGCCCATCCAGATTGTCCTGGCTCACGAAGACGACCACAAATTTGAGCTGGACACGGCAGCTCTGGAGAAGCTCTTACTGCAGGAGGATGTCAGAGACCTTAATGTGGTGGTGGTGTCAGTGGCTGGGGCCTTCCGTAAGGGCAAGTCCTTCCTGCTGGATTTCATGCTCCGATACATGCTCAACCAG CAGCAGGAGCAGTCAGACTCGTGGGTTGGGGCTGATGATGAGCCGCTGACAGGGTTCAGCtggagaggaggctgtgagagGGAGACCACAGGGATCCAGGTCTGGAGTCAGGTGTTTGTGGTCAACAAGCCGGATGGGAGCAAG GTTGCTGTTCTGCTAGTGGATACACAAGGAGCCTTCGACAGCCAGTCTACCATAAAGGACTGTGCAACGGTTTTTGCCTTGAGCACCATGACCAGCTCTGTACAG GTGTATAACTTGTCCCAGAATATTCAGGAGGATGATCTTCAGCATCTCCAG CTCTTCACAGAATACGGCCGGCTTGCTTTGGAGGAAATCTATCTAAAACCCTTCCAG TCTCTCATGTTCCTCATCAGAGACTGGAGCTATCCATATGAGCACAACTATGGACTGGAGGGAGGAAAACGCTTTCTAGAGAAGAGACTGCAG GTGAAACAGAACCAGCACGAGGAACTGCAGACCGTGAGGAAACACATCCACTCCTGCTTCTCCAACATCGGTTGCTTCCTATTGCCCCACCCCGGCCTCAAAGTGGCCACCAACCCCATGTTTGACGGCAGATTAAAAG ACATTGATGGTGACTTTAAGGAGGCACTGGGTAATCTGGTGCCCTTACTGCTGGCTCCTGAGAACCTGGTGGAGAAGGAGATTGGAGGGGCTAAAGTGACCTGCAGAGATCTAGTGGAGTATTTTAAG GCCTATATAAAGATCTATCAAGGGGAGGAGCTTCCTCATCCTAAGTCAATGTTACAG GCAACGGCTGAAGCCAACAACCTTACAGCAGTTGCTGGAGGAAAAGACACTTACAGCAAAAGCATGGAAATG GTGTGTGGAGGGGACAAGCCCTACATCGCCCCTGCAGACTTGGAACGCTGCCACGAGGAGTTCAAGGAGTGCTCGGTGCGTCAGTTCCGCTCTGTGAAGAAGATGGGAGGGGAGGACTTCTGCAAGAAATACCAGGAGCAGCTGGAGGGCGAGCTGGATGAGGCCTACTCCAACTTCCATAAGCACAACGAGGGCAAGAACATCTTCTACGCTGCACGCACACCCGCTACGCTCTTCGTTGTCATGTTCACCACCTACATCGTCTCAGGGCTGACCGGCTTCATCGGCATGAACACTATAGCCATGCTGGCCAACCTGGTCATGGGCGTGGCTCTCATAACTCTCTGCATGTGGGCCTACGTCAAATACTCAGGGGAGTTCAGAGATGTGGGCACCATCATAGACCTGTTGGCAGAGACACTCTGGGAACAG ATGACTGCCAGAAAG GTGCTTTCCAAACTCTTTGAGTTGGCCAGGAGTCGAATCACGTGGCACTCTTTCCTACCATCAGCAGCAATGCAGAGAAAGAGACTCCCCTCaaacaacaatgacaagaagacTCACTAA
- the LOC135511133 gene encoding atlastin-2-like isoform X3, with product MAEVSGLRKRNHFEQNRKRHVFDEGAGGVEDVPLSLPDRKPPPRMAPRAEADSETDEEWEQTPELTAAYQSPAKEQPVEEKARPIQIVLAHEDDHKFELDTAALEKLLLQEDVRDLNVVVVSVAGAFRKGKSFLLDFMLRYMLNQQQEQSDSWVGADDEPLTGFSWRGGCERETTGIQVWSQVFVVNKPDGSKVAVLLVDTQGAFDSQSTIKDCATVFALSTMTSSVQVYNLSQNIQEDDLQHLQLFTEYGRLALEEIYLKPFQSLMFLIRDWSYPYEHNYGLEGGKRFLEKRLQVKQNQHEELQTVRKHIHSCFSNIGCFLLPHPGLKVATNPMFDGRLKDIDGDFKEALGNLVPLLLAPENLVEKEIGGAKVTCRDLVEYFKAYIKIYQGEELPHPKSMLQATAEANNLTAVAGGKDTYSKSMEMVCGGDKPYIAPADLERCHEEFKECSVRQFRSVKKMGGEDFCKKYQEQLEGELDEAYSNFHKHNEGKNIFYAARTPATLFVVMFTTYIVSGLTGFIGMNTIAMLANLVMGVALITLCMWAYVKYSGEFRDVGTIIDLLAETLWEQVLKPLSAQYMEDNVRQTVVNSIRASLTEQATQHAKLKSH from the exons ATGGCCGAGGTTAGCGGGCTGAGGAAACGGAATCATTTCGAACAAAACCGCAAAAGACACGTCTTTGACGAAG GTGCGGGTGGTGTGGAAGATGTTCCTCTGTCCCTGCCAGATCGGAAGCCTCCTCCCAGGATGGCGCCTCGGGCAGAGGCGGATAGCGAGACAGACGAGGAGTGGGAACAGACCCCAGAGCTGACTGCTGCCTATCAGAGTCCTGCCAAGGAGCAACCTGTAGAAGAGAAGGCACGGCCCATCCAGATTGTCCTGGCTCACGAAGACGACCACAAATTTGAGCTGGACACGGCAGCTCTGGAGAAGCTCTTACTGCAGGAGGATGTCAGAGACCTTAATGTGGTGGTGGTGTCAGTGGCTGGGGCCTTCCGTAAGGGCAAGTCCTTCCTGCTGGATTTCATGCTCCGATACATGCTCAACCAG CAGCAGGAGCAGTCAGACTCGTGGGTTGGGGCTGATGATGAGCCGCTGACAGGGTTCAGCtggagaggaggctgtgagagGGAGACCACAGGGATCCAGGTCTGGAGTCAGGTGTTTGTGGTCAACAAGCCGGATGGGAGCAAG GTTGCTGTTCTGCTAGTGGATACACAAGGAGCCTTCGACAGCCAGTCTACCATAAAGGACTGTGCAACGGTTTTTGCCTTGAGCACCATGACCAGCTCTGTACAG GTGTATAACTTGTCCCAGAATATTCAGGAGGATGATCTTCAGCATCTCCAG CTCTTCACAGAATACGGCCGGCTTGCTTTGGAGGAAATCTATCTAAAACCCTTCCAG TCTCTCATGTTCCTCATCAGAGACTGGAGCTATCCATATGAGCACAACTATGGACTGGAGGGAGGAAAACGCTTTCTAGAGAAGAGACTGCAG GTGAAACAGAACCAGCACGAGGAACTGCAGACCGTGAGGAAACACATCCACTCCTGCTTCTCCAACATCGGTTGCTTCCTATTGCCCCACCCCGGCCTCAAAGTGGCCACCAACCCCATGTTTGACGGCAGATTAAAAG ACATTGATGGTGACTTTAAGGAGGCACTGGGTAATCTGGTGCCCTTACTGCTGGCTCCTGAGAACCTGGTGGAGAAGGAGATTGGAGGGGCTAAAGTGACCTGCAGAGATCTAGTGGAGTATTTTAAG GCCTATATAAAGATCTATCAAGGGGAGGAGCTTCCTCATCCTAAGTCAATGTTACAG GCAACGGCTGAAGCCAACAACCTTACAGCAGTTGCTGGAGGAAAAGACACTTACAGCAAAAGCATGGAAATG GTGTGTGGAGGGGACAAGCCCTACATCGCCCCTGCAGACTTGGAACGCTGCCACGAGGAGTTCAAGGAGTGCTCGGTGCGTCAGTTCCGCTCTGTGAAGAAGATGGGAGGGGAGGACTTCTGCAAGAAATACCAGGAGCAGCTGGAGGGCGAGCTGGATGAGGCCTACTCCAACTTCCATAAGCACAACGAGGGCAAGAACATCTTCTACGCTGCACGCACACCCGCTACGCTCTTCGTTGTCATGTTCACCACCTACATCGTCTCAGGGCTGACCGGCTTCATCGGCATGAACACTATAGCCATGCTGGCCAACCTGGTCATGGGCGTGGCTCTCATAACTCTCTGCATGTGGGCCTACGTCAAATACTCAGGGGAGTTCAGAGATGTGGGCACCATCATAGACCTGTTGGCAGAGACACTCTGGGAACAG gTGTTGAAGCCACTGAGTGCGCAATATATGGAGGATAACGTTAGACAGACTGTGGTTAACTCCATCAGAGCCAGTCTGACGGAACAAGCCACACAGCACGCAAAATTAAAGTCACACTGA
- the LOC135511133 gene encoding atlastin-2-like isoform X4 has product MAEVSGLRKRNHFEQNRKRHVFDEGAGGVEDVPLSLPDRKPPPRMAPRAEADSETDEEWEQTPELTAAYQSPAKEQPVEEKARPIQIVLAHEDDHKFELDTAALEKLLLQEDVRDLNVVVVSVAGAFRKGKSFLLDFMLRYMLNQQQEQSDSWVGADDEPLTGFSWRGGCERETTGIQVWSQVFVVNKPDGSKVAVLLVDTQGAFDSQSTIKDCATVFALSTMTSSVQVYNLSQNIQEDDLQHLQLFTEYGRLALEEIYLKPFQSLMFLIRDWSYPYEHNYGLEGGKRFLEKRLQVKQNQHEELQTVRKHIHSCFSNIGCFLLPHPGLKVATNPMFDGRLKDIDGDFKEALGNLVPLLLAPENLVEKEIGGAKVTCRDLVEYFKAYIKIYQGEELPHPKSMLQATAEANNLTAVAGGKDTYSKSMEMVCGGDKPYIAPADLERCHEEFKECSVRQFRSVKKMGGEDFCKKYQEQLEGELDEAYSNFHKHNEGKNIFYAARTPATLFVVMFTTYIVSGLTGFIGMNTIAMLANLVMGVALITLCMWAYVKYSGEFRDVGTIIDLLAETLWEQVLSKLFELARSRITWHSFLPSAAMQRKRLPSNNNDKKTH; this is encoded by the exons ATGGCCGAGGTTAGCGGGCTGAGGAAACGGAATCATTTCGAACAAAACCGCAAAAGACACGTCTTTGACGAAG GTGCGGGTGGTGTGGAAGATGTTCCTCTGTCCCTGCCAGATCGGAAGCCTCCTCCCAGGATGGCGCCTCGGGCAGAGGCGGATAGCGAGACAGACGAGGAGTGGGAACAGACCCCAGAGCTGACTGCTGCCTATCAGAGTCCTGCCAAGGAGCAACCTGTAGAAGAGAAGGCACGGCCCATCCAGATTGTCCTGGCTCACGAAGACGACCACAAATTTGAGCTGGACACGGCAGCTCTGGAGAAGCTCTTACTGCAGGAGGATGTCAGAGACCTTAATGTGGTGGTGGTGTCAGTGGCTGGGGCCTTCCGTAAGGGCAAGTCCTTCCTGCTGGATTTCATGCTCCGATACATGCTCAACCAG CAGCAGGAGCAGTCAGACTCGTGGGTTGGGGCTGATGATGAGCCGCTGACAGGGTTCAGCtggagaggaggctgtgagagGGAGACCACAGGGATCCAGGTCTGGAGTCAGGTGTTTGTGGTCAACAAGCCGGATGGGAGCAAG GTTGCTGTTCTGCTAGTGGATACACAAGGAGCCTTCGACAGCCAGTCTACCATAAAGGACTGTGCAACGGTTTTTGCCTTGAGCACCATGACCAGCTCTGTACAG GTGTATAACTTGTCCCAGAATATTCAGGAGGATGATCTTCAGCATCTCCAG CTCTTCACAGAATACGGCCGGCTTGCTTTGGAGGAAATCTATCTAAAACCCTTCCAG TCTCTCATGTTCCTCATCAGAGACTGGAGCTATCCATATGAGCACAACTATGGACTGGAGGGAGGAAAACGCTTTCTAGAGAAGAGACTGCAG GTGAAACAGAACCAGCACGAGGAACTGCAGACCGTGAGGAAACACATCCACTCCTGCTTCTCCAACATCGGTTGCTTCCTATTGCCCCACCCCGGCCTCAAAGTGGCCACCAACCCCATGTTTGACGGCAGATTAAAAG ACATTGATGGTGACTTTAAGGAGGCACTGGGTAATCTGGTGCCCTTACTGCTGGCTCCTGAGAACCTGGTGGAGAAGGAGATTGGAGGGGCTAAAGTGACCTGCAGAGATCTAGTGGAGTATTTTAAG GCCTATATAAAGATCTATCAAGGGGAGGAGCTTCCTCATCCTAAGTCAATGTTACAG GCAACGGCTGAAGCCAACAACCTTACAGCAGTTGCTGGAGGAAAAGACACTTACAGCAAAAGCATGGAAATG GTGTGTGGAGGGGACAAGCCCTACATCGCCCCTGCAGACTTGGAACGCTGCCACGAGGAGTTCAAGGAGTGCTCGGTGCGTCAGTTCCGCTCTGTGAAGAAGATGGGAGGGGAGGACTTCTGCAAGAAATACCAGGAGCAGCTGGAGGGCGAGCTGGATGAGGCCTACTCCAACTTCCATAAGCACAACGAGGGCAAGAACATCTTCTACGCTGCACGCACACCCGCTACGCTCTTCGTTGTCATGTTCACCACCTACATCGTCTCAGGGCTGACCGGCTTCATCGGCATGAACACTATAGCCATGCTGGCCAACCTGGTCATGGGCGTGGCTCTCATAACTCTCTGCATGTGGGCCTACGTCAAATACTCAGGGGAGTTCAGAGATGTGGGCACCATCATAGACCTGTTGGCAGAGACACTCTGGGAACAG GTGCTTTCCAAACTCTTTGAGTTGGCCAGGAGTCGAATCACGTGGCACTCTTTCCTACCATCAGCAGCAATGCAGAGAAAGAGACTCCCCTCaaacaacaatgacaagaagacTCACTAA
- the slc29a1a gene encoding equilibrative nucleoside transporter 1a isoform X2 — translation MTAINAPQDKYNAVWIIFFILGLGTLLPWNFFMTATMYFTSRLKDPAIEGSVNLTANATVVEADTRNILESKFNNVMTLCAMVPLLIFTCLNSFIHQRIPQNYRIAGSLSVILLVFLLTAVLVKVDMSPLPFFCLTMIKIICINSFGAVLQGSLFGLAGMLPASYTAPIMSGQGLAGTFAAFSMICALASGSALQDSAFGYFITACVVVFLAILSYFALPRMDFFQYYLESNGSRPAGRDEENKMDLLEKDSPAQNRPVVSPTEEETRSNISVFAIFKRIWVMALSVCFVFTITIGTFPAVTVDVRSTVADGGAWDKYFIPVSCFLLFNVMDWAGRSLTAVCMWPGKDSIILPVMVGLRVVFVPLFMLCNVQPRNYLPVPFAHDAWYILFMIFFSFSNGYLASLCMCFGPKKVAQHEAETAGAIMAFFLSLGLALGAALSFVFRIII, via the exons ATGACGGCCATCAATGCTCCACAGGACAA GTATAATGCGGTGTGGATAATTTTCTTCATCCTTGGCTTGGGAACCCTCCTGCCATGGAACTTCTTCATGACTGCAACCATG TACTTCACCAGCCGACTGAAGGACCCGGCCATCGAAGGCTCAGTGAATCTGACGGCCAACGCCACGGTAGTGGAGGCAGACACGAGGAATATCCTGGAGTCCAAGTTCAACAATGTGATGACACTGTGTGCCATGGTGCCCCTGCTCATCTTCACCTGCCTTAACTCCTTCATCCACCAGAG GATCCCTCAGAATTACCGTATTGCCGGCTCCCTGTCTGTGATCCTGTTGGTGTTCCTGTTGACGGCGGTGCTGGTCAAAGTGGACATGAGCCCTCTCCCCTTCTTCTGTCTCACCATGATCAAAATTATCTGCATCAATT CGTTTGGGGCAGTGCTGCAGGGCAGTTTGTTTGGTCTGGCTGGGATGCTGCCGGCCTCCTACACTGCACCTATCATGAGTGGACAGGGCCTCGCCGGGACTTTCGCTGCCTTCTCTATGATCTGTGCCCTGGCCA gtggctCGGCCCTACAGGACAGTGCCTTTGGCTACTTCATCACAGCGTGCGTGGTCGTCTTCCTGGCCATCTTGTCCTACTTCGCTCTGCCCAGAATG GACTTTTTCCAGTACTACCTAGAAAGCAATGGATCCAGGCCAGCCGGCAGAGATGAAGAGAACAAGATGGACCTTTTGGAAAAAG acagcccAGCACAGAATAGGCCGGTGGTCAGTCCGACAGAGGAGGAAACCAGGTCCAACATATCTGTGTTTGCCATCTTTAAACGG ATCTGGGTAATGGCCCTTTCTGTGTGCTTCGTGTTCACCATCACCATCGGAACATTCCCTGCAGTCACAGTTGACGTCAGGTCCACCGTGGCCGATGGGGGAGCCTGGG ATAAATACTTCATCCCTGTGTCGTGTTTCCTGCTCTTCAATGTGATGGACTGGGCAGGCAGAAGTCTGACGGCCGTGTGTATGTGG CCCGGTAAGGACAGCATCATCCTGCCAGTTATGGTGGGTCTCCGTGTGGTCTTCGTGCCTCTCTTCATGCTGTGTAACGTCCAGCCCAGGAACTACCTTCCCGTGCCGTTCGCCCACGACGCCTGGTACATCCTCTTCATGATCTTCTTCTCCTTCAGCAACGGATACCTGGCCAGCCTCTGCATGTGCTTCGGACCAAA GAAAGTGGCACAACACGAAGCGGAGACAGCCGGCGCCATCATGGCGTTCTTCCTGTCTCTGGGTTTGGCTCTGGGAGCAGCCCTGTCCTTCGTCTTCAGAATCATTATCTAG
- the LOC135511133 gene encoding atlastin-2-like isoform X2 — translation MAEVSGLRKRNHFEQNRKRHVFDEGAGGVEDVPLSLPDRKPPPRMAPRAEADSETDEEWEQTPELTAAYQSPAKEQPVEEKARPIQIVLAHEDDHKFELDTAALEKLLLQEDVRDLNVVVVSVAGAFRKGKSFLLDFMLRYMLNQQEQSDSWVGADDEPLTGFSWRGGCERETTGIQVWSQVFVVNKPDGSKVAVLLVDTQGAFDSQSTIKDCATVFALSTMTSSVQVYNLSQNIQEDDLQHLQLFTEYGRLALEEIYLKPFQSLMFLIRDWSYPYEHNYGLEGGKRFLEKRLQVKQNQHEELQTVRKHIHSCFSNIGCFLLPHPGLKVATNPMFDGRLKDIDGDFKEALGNLVPLLLAPENLVEKEIGGAKVTCRDLVEYFKAYIKIYQGEELPHPKSMLQATAEANNLTAVAGGKDTYSKSMEMVCGGDKPYIAPADLERCHEEFKECSVRQFRSVKKMGGEDFCKKYQEQLEGELDEAYSNFHKHNEGKNIFYAARTPATLFVVMFTTYIVSGLTGFIGMNTIAMLANLVMGVALITLCMWAYVKYSGEFRDVGTIIDLLAETLWEQMTARKVLSKLFELARSRITWHSFLPSAAMQRKRLPSNNNDKKTH, via the exons ATGGCCGAGGTTAGCGGGCTGAGGAAACGGAATCATTTCGAACAAAACCGCAAAAGACACGTCTTTGACGAAG GTGCGGGTGGTGTGGAAGATGTTCCTCTGTCCCTGCCAGATCGGAAGCCTCCTCCCAGGATGGCGCCTCGGGCAGAGGCGGATAGCGAGACAGACGAGGAGTGGGAACAGACCCCAGAGCTGACTGCTGCCTATCAGAGTCCTGCCAAGGAGCAACCTGTAGAAGAGAAGGCACGGCCCATCCAGATTGTCCTGGCTCACGAAGACGACCACAAATTTGAGCTGGACACGGCAGCTCTGGAGAAGCTCTTACTGCAGGAGGATGTCAGAGACCTTAATGTGGTGGTGGTGTCAGTGGCTGGGGCCTTCCGTAAGGGCAAGTCCTTCCTGCTGGATTTCATGCTCCGATACATGCTCAACCAG CAGGAGCAGTCAGACTCGTGGGTTGGGGCTGATGATGAGCCGCTGACAGGGTTCAGCtggagaggaggctgtgagagGGAGACCACAGGGATCCAGGTCTGGAGTCAGGTGTTTGTGGTCAACAAGCCGGATGGGAGCAAG GTTGCTGTTCTGCTAGTGGATACACAAGGAGCCTTCGACAGCCAGTCTACCATAAAGGACTGTGCAACGGTTTTTGCCTTGAGCACCATGACCAGCTCTGTACAG GTGTATAACTTGTCCCAGAATATTCAGGAGGATGATCTTCAGCATCTCCAG CTCTTCACAGAATACGGCCGGCTTGCTTTGGAGGAAATCTATCTAAAACCCTTCCAG TCTCTCATGTTCCTCATCAGAGACTGGAGCTATCCATATGAGCACAACTATGGACTGGAGGGAGGAAAACGCTTTCTAGAGAAGAGACTGCAG GTGAAACAGAACCAGCACGAGGAACTGCAGACCGTGAGGAAACACATCCACTCCTGCTTCTCCAACATCGGTTGCTTCCTATTGCCCCACCCCGGCCTCAAAGTGGCCACCAACCCCATGTTTGACGGCAGATTAAAAG ACATTGATGGTGACTTTAAGGAGGCACTGGGTAATCTGGTGCCCTTACTGCTGGCTCCTGAGAACCTGGTGGAGAAGGAGATTGGAGGGGCTAAAGTGACCTGCAGAGATCTAGTGGAGTATTTTAAG GCCTATATAAAGATCTATCAAGGGGAGGAGCTTCCTCATCCTAAGTCAATGTTACAG GCAACGGCTGAAGCCAACAACCTTACAGCAGTTGCTGGAGGAAAAGACACTTACAGCAAAAGCATGGAAATG GTGTGTGGAGGGGACAAGCCCTACATCGCCCCTGCAGACTTGGAACGCTGCCACGAGGAGTTCAAGGAGTGCTCGGTGCGTCAGTTCCGCTCTGTGAAGAAGATGGGAGGGGAGGACTTCTGCAAGAAATACCAGGAGCAGCTGGAGGGCGAGCTGGATGAGGCCTACTCCAACTTCCATAAGCACAACGAGGGCAAGAACATCTTCTACGCTGCACGCACACCCGCTACGCTCTTCGTTGTCATGTTCACCACCTACATCGTCTCAGGGCTGACCGGCTTCATCGGCATGAACACTATAGCCATGCTGGCCAACCTGGTCATGGGCGTGGCTCTCATAACTCTCTGCATGTGGGCCTACGTCAAATACTCAGGGGAGTTCAGAGATGTGGGCACCATCATAGACCTGTTGGCAGAGACACTCTGGGAACAG ATGACTGCCAGAAAG GTGCTTTCCAAACTCTTTGAGTTGGCCAGGAGTCGAATCACGTGGCACTCTTTCCTACCATCAGCAGCAATGCAGAGAAAGAGACTCCCCTCaaacaacaatgacaagaagacTCACTAA